From a single Pelodiscus sinensis isolate JC-2024 chromosome 4, ASM4963464v1, whole genome shotgun sequence genomic region:
- the FOS gene encoding protein c-Fos gives MMYQGFTTDYDASSSRCSSASPAGDSLTYYTSPADSFSSMGSPVNQQDFCTDLAVSSANFVPTVTAISTSPDLQWMVQPTLISSVAPSQNRAHLYGVPTPPASAYSRAGIVKSAGGRGQSIGRRGKIEQLSPEEEEKRRIRRERNKMAAAKCRNRRRELTDTLQAETDQLEEEKSALQTEIANLLKEKEKLQFILAAHRPACKIPEELQFSEELAVSSLDLSGLSEAPVPSSPESEEAAFALPMIQEAAQPEPLPEPPKGSSGLELKPEPFDEFLFPHASRETARSVPDMDLAGSSSFYAADWEPLAAGACGELEPLCTPVVTCTPCPSTYTSTFVFTYPEADSFPSCAAAHRKGSSSNEPSSDSLSSPTLLAL, from the exons ATGATGTACCAAGGCTTCACCACCGACTATGACGCGTCTTCCTCCCGCTGCAGCAGCGCTTCTCCGGCCGGGGACAGCCTCACCTACTACACTTCCCCGGCGGATTCCTTTTCCAGCATGGGCTCGCCTGTCAACCAGCAG GATTTCTGCACGGACCTAGCTGTCTCAAGTGCCAACTTCGTACCCACAGTGACTGCCATCTCTACCAGTCCAGATCTGCAATGGATGGTACAGCCCACCTTAATCTCTTCAGTGGCACCCTCCCAGAACCGGGCCCATCTCTACGGGGTCCCTACTCCTCCAGCCAGCGCCTATTCGAGAGCTGGAATTGTCAAAAgcgcaggaggcagagggcaaaGCATTGGAAGAAGGGGCAAAATCGAACAG CTGTCCccagaggaagaggaaaagaggaggatCCGGAGGGAAAGGAACAAAATGGCAGCAGCTAAGTGCCGCAACCGGAGGCGAGAACTGACAGACACGCTGCAAGCG GAGACCGAtcagctggaggaggagaagtcGGCGCTGCAGACCGAGATCGCTAACCTgctgaaggagaaggagaagctcCAGTTCATCCTGGCTGCGCACCGACCAGCCTGCAAGATCCCGGAGGAGCTGCAGTTCTCCGAGGAGCTCGCTGTCTCCTCGCTGGACCTGAGCGGCCTGAGCGAGGCGCCTGTGCCCAGCTCCCCAGAGTCCGAGGAGGCCGCCTTCGCTCTGCCCATGATACAGGAGGCCGCTCAGCCCGAGCCCCTGCCGGAGCCTCCCAAAGGAAGCAGCGGCCTGGAGCTGAAGCCCGAGCCCTTCGATGAATTCCTCTTCCCGCACGCGTCCCGGGAGACTGCCCGCTCTGTGCCCGATATGGACTTAGCCGGCTCCTCATCCTTCTATGCGGCAGACTGGGAGCCCCTGGCGGCCGGGGCGTGCGGGGAGCTGGAGCCGCTCTGCACCCCAGTGGtgacctgcaccccctgccccagcacttaCACCTCTACTTTCGTCTTCACCTACCCCGAGGCCgactccttccccagctgtgcggCCGCGCACAGGAAGGGCAGCAGTAGCAACGAGCCCTCCTCCGACTCGCTCAGCTCCCCTACCCTGCTGGCTTTGTGA